Proteins encoded in a region of the Desulforamulus hydrothermalis Lam5 = DSM 18033 genome:
- a CDS encoding metallophosphoesterase: protein MRWWFYLILTLYTFFNWLIGQQLYHLLKVDKTAGWLKASYWAVFLFLACSPLLSRWLYKGWEQIGNYWLVFFYYATLVAVLGLLIKSKPLITACYLLILTAILYGSAGAQKINLQRYDINIPKAAGQLRIVMLSDIHIDSAKPRDYVETMVRRINLLNPDLVVLTGDIFDDKDISVLTKEKEILRHIKAKYGVFGVLGNHEYYTGNLSEIIKTLKEANIVILRDEAVEIAGVCLVGRDDVSQKRKPLASLLAGAAKDKPIILLDHQPVNLEEARLAGVDLQLSGHTHRGQFFPNQLITRRIYEVDYGYLAKENLQVIVSSGYGTWGPPVRLGTRSEIVEIIITFTGTKN, encoded by the coding sequence ATGCGCTGGTGGTTTTACTTAATACTTACCCTTTACACTTTTTTCAACTGGCTGATCGGCCAACAGTTATATCATCTTTTAAAAGTTGACAAAACAGCCGGGTGGCTTAAAGCCTCATATTGGGCAGTGTTTCTTTTTTTAGCCTGTTCACCGCTGCTGAGCAGATGGCTGTACAAAGGCTGGGAACAAATAGGCAATTACTGGCTGGTGTTTTTTTATTATGCCACCTTGGTTGCTGTACTGGGGTTGCTGATTAAAAGCAAACCCTTGATAACTGCTTGTTACCTGCTTATTTTGACAGCAATTTTATATGGTTCCGCCGGCGCCCAAAAGATTAACTTGCAGCGGTATGATATTAACATACCTAAAGCGGCCGGTCAGCTGCGCATAGTCATGCTGTCGGATATTCATATCGACAGTGCTAAACCTCGGGATTATGTAGAAACAATGGTGCGCCGCATTAACCTCTTAAACCCAGATCTGGTGGTGCTGACCGGAGATATTTTTGATGATAAAGACATTAGCGTGCTGACAAAAGAAAAAGAAATTCTGCGGCATATTAAAGCTAAATATGGTGTGTTCGGCGTACTGGGCAACCACGAATATTATACCGGCAACTTAAGTGAAATCATCAAAACCCTTAAAGAAGCCAATATTGTTATTTTAAGAGACGAAGCGGTAGAAATTGCCGGTGTTTGTCTGGTGGGCAGAGATGATGTGTCGCAAAAACGCAAGCCCTTGGCAAGTTTGCTGGCTGGCGCAGCTAAAGATAAACCGATAATTTTATTGGACCACCAACCTGTTAATCTGGAGGAAGCAAGGCTGGCCGGGGTTGACCTGCAGTTATCGGGTCATACCCATCGGGGACAATTTTTTCCCAATCAGCTTATTACCAGGCGGATCTATGAGGTGGATTACGGTTACCTGGCCAAGGAAAACCTGCAGGTTATTGTTTCCTCGGGCTACGGTACATGGGGCCCGCCGGTGCGCTTGGGGACCCGATCAGAAATAGTGGAGATTATCATTACATTTACCGGCACGAAAAATTAA
- a CDS encoding amino acid permease gives MDIFRKKSLEELLLTSQKQQLKKVLGPLDLTLLGIGAIIGTGIFVLTGVAAAEHAGPALVLSFIVAGLACVFAALCYAEFASTVPIAGSVYSYSYFTLGEGVAWLIGWDLILEYGLAVSAVGVGWSGYFQNLMAGFGFKLPVALSGSPGSAPGAVFNLPAFVIILLITWLLSQGIRESARVNNIMVFIKISVILVFIAVGVWYVKPANWTPFMPFGFGGVMTGAATIFFAYLGFDAVSTAAEEVKNPKRDLPIGIISSLAVCTLLYIVVSAVLTGMVPYHRLNVAAPVAFAMSTIGQDWFAGLISLGAITGMTTVLLVMLYGQVRLFFAMSRDGLMPTFFAKVHPIHQTPYTSTWVTGLACAAIAALVPLGTLAHLVNIGTLTAFVLVAVAVLILRKTHPNVPRAFTCPAVPLVPLLAVFFCGYLMLSLPAATWKMFALWLSVGVVVYLLYGRSHSLLAKGTQQD, from the coding sequence ATGGATATTTTTCGCAAAAAATCATTAGAGGAGCTGCTGTTAACGTCCCAAAAACAACAACTGAAAAAGGTCCTGGGTCCCTTGGATTTAACCCTGTTGGGTATTGGAGCTATTATCGGGACAGGCATTTTTGTGCTGACCGGTGTCGCGGCGGCGGAACACGCAGGGCCGGCGCTGGTGTTATCCTTTATTGTGGCCGGTTTGGCCTGTGTTTTTGCGGCATTGTGCTATGCCGAGTTTGCTTCCACCGTGCCCATTGCGGGCAGTGTATACTCCTACAGCTATTTTACCCTGGGTGAAGGGGTTGCCTGGCTGATCGGTTGGGATTTAATTTTAGAATACGGTTTGGCGGTTTCGGCAGTTGGTGTTGGTTGGTCCGGGTACTTCCAGAACCTGATGGCCGGCTTTGGGTTTAAACTGCCGGTGGCTTTAAGCGGGTCTCCCGGCAGTGCGCCGGGTGCCGTATTCAACTTGCCGGCCTTTGTAATCATTTTATTAATCACCTGGCTGCTGTCCCAAGGGATTCGGGAAAGCGCCCGGGTAAATAACATTATGGTTTTTATAAAAATATCTGTTATTTTAGTATTTATTGCCGTAGGCGTGTGGTATGTTAAACCGGCCAACTGGACACCCTTTATGCCTTTCGGTTTTGGCGGCGTGATGACCGGAGCGGCCACCATTTTCTTTGCTTATCTGGGGTTTGACGCTGTTTCGACGGCGGCTGAAGAAGTTAAAAATCCTAAACGTGATTTACCCATCGGTATTATCAGTTCCCTGGCGGTTTGCACTCTCTTATACATTGTGGTATCTGCCGTTTTAACCGGCATGGTTCCCTACCACCGGTTAAACGTAGCAGCTCCGGTGGCTTTTGCCATGAGTACCATTGGTCAGGATTGGTTTGCCGGGTTGATCTCTCTGGGTGCAATTACCGGTATGACAACCGTTTTGCTGGTGATGCTGTACGGGCAGGTTCGTTTATTTTTTGCCATGAGCCGGGACGGCCTGATGCCCACCTTTTTTGCCAAAGTACACCCGATCCACCAAACCCCGTACACCAGCACCTGGGTAACCGGTTTGGCCTGTGCTGCCATTGCAGCCCTGGTTCCCCTGGGTACGTTGGCCCACCTGGTGAACATAGGTACTCTGACCGCTTTTGTTTTGGTGGCGGTTGCTGTGTTAATTTTGCGTAAAACTCACCCCAATGTTCCCAGAGCCTTTACCTGTCCGGCGGTTCCCCTGGTGCCGTTGTTGGCTGTTTTCTTCTGCGGCTACCTGATGCTCAGCCTGCCGGCGGCAACTTGGAAAATGTTTGCCCTTTGGCTGTCTGTCGGAGTGGTTGTTTACCTTTTGTATGGCCGCAGCCACAGCCTGCTGGCCAAGGGAACACAACAGGACTAA
- the glgP gene encoding alpha-glucan family phosphorylase, whose translation MYSFRTVSVIPDLPEQICRLKELARNLWFSWHPQAELLFSSLDARLWEEVNHNPVKFLLYADTEKLQKAAANPAYLAIYSSVLADFDKYMQGETWYQKTYPEQTSQLVAYFSAEFGVHESNPVYSGGLGLLAGDHCKSASDLGLPFVGVGILYKQGYFCQRINREGRQEAHYCFMDFNEMTVTPAALPEGGEVIISVRLPGRDVYIKVWQLQVGRTVIYFLDSDLAQNSREDRLLTAKLYGGNQDTRICQEIILGIGGVKALRRLGIYPTAWHMNEGHAALTVLERLREYVQRGLSLAAAREVVRSNTVFTTHTPVPAGHDVFSADMVERYLGEFYGDLKTDRDGLLALGWDEGRQGFNMTKLALNHAAYTNGVSKLHGVVTKKMFSHLYPGIPLEEMPIHAITNGVHTETWVAPEIRKLFEKYIGPEWAGNISDPHRWQNVYSIPDQELWETHQVLKGRMIKFVQNNIYRRMDRNFQPLELIRECAGYLSKDVLTIGFARRFATYKRAYLLFTDKERLARLVNNPERPVQIIFAGKAHPADQPGQELIKMINEVSAEEPFKGKIVFVEDYDINVSRHLLQGVDVWLNTPRRPLEASGTSGMKAAVNGVINCSILDGWWPEAYNGENGFAVGTARDYENEEVQDREDARSLFDLLEQVIVPYYYRRVEGVPREWVRRMKDCLATIPWQFSTERMVKEYTQRFYLPAAGRGEAFSADSYRLAVRVQEMKKFLTENWHQISFRAVRVEQPPLLKENAEILILAEVFLGPIRPGDIVVEVVYGKVSDHGLAQVTLMPLIFKRQVAESVYEYETNIVLIRGTSGYTLRIRPKDDCFAHPFELPLVKWADNF comes from the coding sequence ATGTATTCCTTTCGCACTGTATCGGTGATTCCGGATTTGCCGGAGCAAATTTGCAGGTTAAAGGAACTGGCCCGCAATCTCTGGTTTAGCTGGCACCCGCAGGCCGAGCTGTTGTTCAGCTCGCTGGATGCCCGTTTGTGGGAGGAAGTCAATCATAACCCTGTTAAATTTTTACTTTATGCAGATACGGAAAAATTACAAAAAGCTGCTGCCAATCCGGCCTATTTGGCAATTTACAGCAGTGTTTTGGCCGATTTTGATAAGTATATGCAGGGTGAAACCTGGTACCAAAAAACCTACCCGGAACAAACCAGTCAACTGGTTGCTTATTTTTCAGCTGAGTTTGGTGTCCACGAGTCCAACCCGGTATACAGCGGCGGCCTGGGACTGCTGGCAGGAGATCACTGCAAATCGGCCAGCGACTTGGGGTTACCCTTTGTAGGGGTAGGTATACTTTATAAACAAGGTTATTTTTGTCAGCGCATTAACCGGGAAGGAAGGCAGGAAGCCCATTATTGCTTTATGGATTTTAATGAGATGACGGTTACCCCCGCTGCTCTTCCTGAGGGCGGTGAGGTTATCATTTCAGTGCGTTTGCCCGGGCGGGATGTCTATATTAAAGTATGGCAGCTGCAGGTAGGCAGGACTGTTATTTATTTTCTGGATTCAGATTTAGCCCAAAACAGCCGGGAAGACCGGTTGTTGACAGCTAAACTTTACGGCGGTAACCAGGATACCCGCATCTGCCAGGAAATTATACTAGGCATCGGTGGGGTAAAGGCGCTCCGCCGGTTGGGTATTTACCCGACGGCCTGGCACATGAATGAAGGGCATGCTGCCTTAACCGTGCTGGAACGTTTGCGGGAATATGTCCAGCGCGGGTTGTCCCTGGCCGCTGCCCGGGAGGTAGTCCGCTCCAATACCGTATTTACCACGCATACTCCGGTACCGGCGGGCCATGATGTTTTCAGTGCAGATATGGTGGAACGCTATCTGGGCGAATTTTACGGTGATTTAAAAACCGATCGGGACGGCTTGCTGGCTCTGGGATGGGATGAAGGACGCCAGGGGTTTAACATGACCAAATTGGCCCTTAACCATGCGGCATATACCAACGGGGTCAGCAAATTGCACGGAGTTGTCACGAAAAAAATGTTTTCGCATTTATATCCCGGCATTCCATTGGAAGAAATGCCTATTCATGCAATTACCAACGGGGTTCACACAGAAACCTGGGTAGCACCGGAAATAAGGAAATTATTTGAAAAATATATAGGGCCGGAGTGGGCCGGCAATATATCCGACCCGCACCGGTGGCAAAATGTGTACAGTATACCTGATCAAGAGTTGTGGGAAACCCACCAGGTTTTAAAAGGCCGCATGATTAAATTTGTGCAAAATAATATTTACCGTCGCATGGACAGGAATTTCCAACCCTTGGAACTTATTCGTGAGTGCGCCGGTTATTTGAGCAAAGATGTTTTAACCATCGGTTTTGCCAGGCGTTTTGCCACATATAAACGTGCTTACTTGTTATTTACCGACAAAGAACGGCTGGCCCGGTTAGTAAATAACCCGGAGCGGCCGGTGCAGATCATTTTTGCCGGTAAGGCTCACCCGGCTGACCAGCCCGGGCAGGAGCTTATTAAAATGATCAATGAGGTTTCTGCCGAGGAACCCTTTAAAGGCAAAATTGTTTTTGTAGAGGACTATGATATCAATGTTTCCCGCCATTTGCTGCAGGGGGTGGATGTATGGTTAAATACACCCCGCCGCCCGCTGGAAGCCAGCGGTACCAGCGGCATGAAAGCAGCGGTAAACGGTGTTATTAATTGCAGCATACTGGATGGCTGGTGGCCGGAAGCATACAACGGGGAGAACGGTTTTGCCGTCGGTACGGCTAGGGACTATGAAAATGAAGAAGTGCAGGACAGGGAAGATGCCAGATCGCTGTTTGACCTGTTGGAGCAGGTTATTGTTCCTTATTATTACAGGCGGGTGGAGGGAGTTCCCAGGGAATGGGTGCGGCGCATGAAGGATTGTTTAGCCACTATACCCTGGCAATTTAGCACCGAGCGCATGGTTAAGGAGTATACCCAGCGCTTTTACCTGCCGGCAGCCGGCCGGGGGGAAGCCTTCAGTGCAGACAGCTACCGGTTAGCGGTGCGGGTGCAGGAGATGAAAAAGTTTTTAACAGAAAACTGGCACCAAATATCATTCCGTGCTGTCCGTGTTGAGCAGCCGCCGCTTTTAAAAGAAAACGCTGAAATATTGATACTGGCGGAAGTTTTCTTGGGTCCGATACGACCGGGAGACATCGTGGTGGAAGTAGTTTATGGAAAAGTCAGTGACCACGGGCTGGCTCAAGTAACCTTGATGCCTTTAATATTCAAGCGTCAAGTGGCTGAAAGCGTTTATGAATACGAAACCAATATTGTGCTTATTCGTGGCACTTCCGGGTATACCTTGCGTATTAGACCGAAGGACGACTGTTTTGCCCATCCCTTTGAATTACCGCTGGTGAAATGGGCCGACAATTTTTAA
- a CDS encoding heparan-alpha-glucosaminide N-acetyltransferase gives MWVKISCYPRCCLLKSRSYRARIWELDMLRGIAVMLMVFFHIIYDLHEFFQFPVSYAAGPVYYIGKAAAVLFIGVAGISCTLSQNNTKRGLKLLGGGLGITLVTSLIIPGAYIVYGILHFLGSAVLLYNIIQKAHPGLLSVLGTATIGTGFYLQHTGITGNKFLIPLGLPGPDFTSVDYYPLIPWLGVFLYGMAAGKTLYKKKASLFPAAPLQHNIINTWGRHSLFIYLVHQPVILTLLLLLFPNHNVFFHK, from the coding sequence GTGTGGGTAAAGATTAGTTGCTATCCGAGGTGTTGTTTGTTGAAAAGCCGGTCGTACCGTGCAAGGATATGGGAATTGGATATGCTAAGAGGCATAGCTGTTATGCTAATGGTTTTTTTTCATATTATATATGACTTGCATGAATTTTTTCAGTTCCCTGTTTCTTATGCAGCAGGACCTGTCTACTACATTGGTAAAGCTGCCGCAGTATTATTTATTGGCGTGGCAGGGATCAGTTGTACCCTGAGCCAAAACAACACCAAGCGCGGGCTTAAACTGCTGGGTGGGGGCTTAGGCATTACTTTGGTAACCTCCCTGATCATACCTGGCGCTTATATTGTTTATGGTATTCTTCACTTTTTGGGCAGTGCCGTGCTGCTTTATAATATTATACAGAAAGCGCACCCCGGCCTGTTGTCGGTCTTGGGTACGGCCACCATTGGCACAGGCTTTTACTTACAGCATACCGGCATAACCGGCAATAAATTTTTAATTCCCCTGGGTTTACCGGGGCCGGACTTTACTTCGGTTGATTACTACCCGCTCATACCATGGTTGGGCGTGTTTCTATACGGGATGGCAGCAGGAAAAACCTTATATAAAAAAAAAGCAAGCCTTTTTCCCGCTGCTCCACTACAGCATAACATAATAAATACCTGGGGACGCCATTCCCTGTTCATCTATCTTGTTCACCAGCCTGTTATTTTAACTCTGTTATTGCTCCTTTTTCCCAACCATAATGTTTTTTTCCACAAATAA
- a CDS encoding zinc-ribbon domain containing protein, with translation MQDKILTCRDCGNDFTFSVSEQEFYAEKGFTNDPGRCPQCRAARKQRNNGQGGFARNSRPQREMFAATCAACGIETEVPFRPSGDRPVYCRDCFSRTGRY, from the coding sequence ATGCAAGACAAAATTCTCACCTGCCGTGATTGCGGCAACGACTTTACTTTTTCAGTTTCTGAACAGGAGTTCTATGCTGAGAAAGGGTTTACCAACGATCCCGGGCGCTGCCCCCAGTGCAGGGCGGCACGTAAGCAAAGAAACAACGGCCAGGGCGGCTTTGCCCGGAACAGCCGGCCCCAACGCGAAATGTTTGCAGCCACCTGCGCGGCTTGCGGGATAGAAACTGAAGTACCTTTCCGACCCAGCGGCGACCGTCCGGTTTATTGTCGTGATTGCTTCAGCAGAACCGGCCGCTACTAG
- a CDS encoding AAA family ATPase, whose product MVNPIIEATLRDLEELPGLVKFKHAVEEIGSMALAGELAGQPVNFVFIGSPGTGKVALARLLGEMLYRLQILRKDQLFGVHKSDLRGRSWQEVLQRVKGLVEKAQGGIIYVDQVTEIANLGKEVLQVMLDARETMIVLSGTQEELSALLGDADISAKISYRLEFPDYTPEELLDVALRFAEDYQLTLTPEAATKLYNIFISRQPELAQLGNTRYAKDIIDKAYRRAASRIMTGGVTDKLFPEDIEG is encoded by the coding sequence ATGGTAAACCCGATTATTGAAGCAACCCTGAGGGATTTGGAGGAATTGCCGGGTCTCGTAAAATTTAAGCATGCTGTTGAGGAAATAGGCAGCATGGCCTTGGCAGGAGAACTTGCCGGACAACCGGTCAATTTTGTATTTATTGGCAGCCCCGGTACCGGTAAGGTTGCGCTGGCACGTTTGCTGGGGGAAATGTTATACCGGCTGCAAATACTGCGCAAAGACCAGCTTTTTGGGGTGCACAAATCTGACTTGCGAGGCCGGTCCTGGCAGGAAGTCTTGCAAAGGGTGAAAGGTTTGGTAGAAAAAGCTCAGGGTGGTATTATTTATGTTGACCAGGTGACCGAAATAGCTAACCTGGGGAAGGAAGTTTTACAAGTAATGTTAGACGCCCGTGAAACCATGATTGTCCTGTCCGGCACGCAAGAGGAGTTGTCGGCCCTGTTAGGTGATGCTGATATATCCGCTAAAATCAGTTACCGGCTGGAGTTTCCTGATTATACGCCGGAAGAATTGCTGGATGTGGCGCTGCGATTCGCTGAGGATTACCAACTTACCTTAACGCCGGAGGCGGCAACCAAGCTATACAACATTTTTATTTCCCGGCAGCCTGAGCTGGCCCAACTGGGTAATACCCGGTATGCCAAAGATATTATTGATAAAGCGTACCGCCGGGCAGCTTCCCGTATTATGACCGGCGGTGTAACAGACAAGCTGTTTCCGGAAGATATCGAGGGTTAG
- a CDS encoding anthranilate synthase component II encodes MVIIIDNYDSFIYNLYQYIKELGHDVTVFRNDKISCAELAALAPTHLVISPGPCSPKEAGISTEAVKYFAGRIPVLGVCLGHQCIGEAFGGRVVRAPQVMHGQSSPVWHDGKTIYAGISSPFAAGRYHSLGVDRQSLPDDLEVSAWTGKGEIMGLRHKFYTVEGVQFHPESVLTPRGKVLLANFLNIKGGKWHD; translated from the coding sequence ATGGTAATTATCATCGATAACTATGATTCTTTTATTTATAACCTTTACCAGTATATAAAGGAACTGGGCCATGATGTAACAGTATTTCGCAATGACAAAATTTCCTGTGCAGAGTTGGCGGCTTTGGCGCCCACTCACCTTGTCATATCACCCGGGCCCTGTTCGCCCAAGGAAGCGGGTATTTCAACAGAGGCAGTAAAATATTTTGCCGGCCGGATACCGGTGCTGGGTGTTTGTCTGGGGCATCAGTGCATCGGGGAGGCTTTTGGCGGCAGAGTAGTACGAGCACCGCAGGTAATGCACGGCCAGAGCTCGCCTGTTTGGCATGACGGCAAGACCATTTATGCAGGTATTAGCAGCCCTTTTGCGGCGGGCAGGTATCATTCGCTTGGTGTCGACAGGCAAAGCCTGCCGGATGATTTAGAAGTGTCGGCTTGGACCGGCAAAGGTGAAATTATGGGCTTGCGGCATAAGTTTTATACTGTGGAAGGGGTACAATTTCACCCGGAATCCGTGCTAACGCCCCGGGGAAAAGTTTTACTGGCAAATTTTTTAAATATTAAGGGCGGTAAGTGGCATGATTAG
- a CDS encoding DUF2325 domain-containing protein, with translation MSSIEKKGNQNAGLMGPTPCSRHCSECCCFKRILMVGGITKFKAHYKQIVEQHGCRFEYLDGYMKGGERALINKIKRCDVVFCPIDCNSHNACLSVKKLCKKEGKPYKILSSSSISGIIQAVNQLG, from the coding sequence ATGTCTTCAATAGAAAAAAAGGGTAATCAAAATGCAGGGTTAATGGGGCCAACGCCTTGCTCCCGTCACTGCAGCGAATGTTGTTGTTTTAAACGCATATTAATGGTGGGCGGCATAACCAAATTTAAAGCCCACTATAAACAGATTGTAGAACAGCATGGCTGTCGGTTTGAATATCTGGACGGCTACATGAAAGGCGGGGAAAGGGCTTTAATTAACAAAATTAAACGATGCGATGTAGTGTTTTGTCCCATTGACTGCAATAGCCATAATGCTTGCCTTAGTGTCAAAAAACTCTGCAAAAAGGAAGGCAAGCCTTATAAAATATTGTCCAGTTCCAGCATTTCGGGCATAATCCAGGCAGTTAACCAACTGGGTTAA
- a CDS encoding YaaR family protein: MKITTILGHKQNPNKQKFSAAAAGARTGQSFAATLENQTREQAQQHLWEMAEKIRAAGNKLKSAATEENIIQYKKCIKDYLTFVLKNYHKLRHDRSVNYSTVYTRVEIINKEVDELTRRLLSEEKTNIDIVAEVDRIAGLIIDVFS; this comes from the coding sequence GTGAAAATTACTACAATCTTAGGCCATAAACAAAATCCAAATAAACAAAAGTTTTCTGCCGCTGCCGCAGGGGCCAGAACCGGCCAATCCTTTGCCGCCACACTGGAAAATCAAACCAGGGAGCAGGCCCAACAACACTTGTGGGAGATGGCGGAAAAAATCAGGGCAGCCGGCAATAAGCTGAAATCGGCGGCCACGGAAGAAAACATCATACAATATAAAAAGTGTATAAAAGATTATCTGACCTTTGTGTTAAAAAACTATCATAAACTTCGACATGACCGCAGTGTTAATTACAGTACGGTATACACCCGGGTAGAGATAATAAATAAAGAGGTTGATGAGTTAACCAGGCGGCTGTTAAGTGAGGAGAAAACCAACATAGATATTGTGGCTGAGGTTGACAGAATTGCCGGCCTGATTATTGATGTGTTCAGTTAG
- the asd gene encoding archaetidylserine decarboxylase (Phosphatidylserine decarboxylase is synthesized as a single chain precursor. Generation of the pyruvoyl active site from a Ser is coupled to cleavage of a Gly-Ser bond between the larger (beta) and smaller (alpha chains). It is an integral membrane protein.) → MKLLKKVVVHSISRKTFGKAFDLACGSRLSRLLIKPYIRLYKVNREEIRHPSQYKSLTDFFVRDICPSLRPIAAGADVVVSPVDGKIVDLGVASQNKIVLAKNNTYSIPELLSFQDVEAFQDGYYLNIYLSPKNYHRIHMPFGAKVVKHRYVPGKVFPVNNLGVSTIKDLFAKNRRTCTVFQTATGRKFALIKVGALGVGKIVSNFQVGQAINKGDEIGRFEFGSTVILLFEKNCFLPDKQLAPGLEVKMGQKIGIII, encoded by the coding sequence GTGAAGTTATTAAAGAAAGTTGTTGTTCATTCCATCTCCCGCAAGACTTTCGGCAAGGCTTTTGATCTTGCCTGCGGCAGCCGGTTAAGCAGGCTTTTAATTAAACCTTACATTCGCTTATATAAAGTGAACCGGGAAGAAATCCGGCATCCCAGCCAGTATAAAAGCCTGACAGATTTTTTTGTCAGAGATATCTGCCCTTCCCTGCGCCCTATAGCAGCCGGCGCTGACGTGGTTGTCAGCCCGGTGGACGGAAAAATTGTTGATCTGGGGGTTGCCAGTCAAAATAAAATTGTTTTGGCTAAAAACAATACCTACTCTATTCCTGAACTGTTGTCTTTTCAAGATGTAGAAGCTTTTCAAGACGGTTACTATTTAAATATTTATTTAAGCCCGAAAAATTATCACCGCATTCACATGCCCTTTGGGGCTAAAGTTGTTAAGCACCGCTATGTTCCCGGTAAGGTATTCCCGGTTAATAACCTGGGCGTTTCCACCATTAAAGATTTGTTTGCCAAAAACAGGCGAACCTGTACCGTTTTTCAGACTGCCACCGGTCGCAAATTTGCCTTGATTAAAGTGGGGGCCTTGGGTGTCGGCAAGATTGTATCTAATTTTCAAGTGGGCCAGGCAATTAATAAAGGGGACGAAATCGGCAGATTTGAATTTGGCTCTACGGTTATTTTATTATTTGAAAAAAACTGCTTTCTGCCGGATAAACAATTAGCCCCTGGCTTAGAAGTGAAAATGGGGCAAAAAATCGGCATCATTATTTAA
- a CDS encoding carbonic anhydrase: MAQIVPVNTRQDIFPQYLDTPIGNLIEYHNFNKHFESDKKYEHAEILIGMCMDNRKRLNIPEKFAYVIRTGAGNLRTSEFKVSYAVAVGGVRAIALIGHNNCGMANLKAKEQKFIDGLVEVGWDRQAAQDHFNHFAPMFEIGNELDFVLAEAKRLRQRYPRVLVAPMMYRLEDNRLYLLKEETGER, encoded by the coding sequence ATGGCCCAGATTGTTCCTGTTAACACAAGGCAGGATATTTTTCCTCAATACTTGGACACACCTATCGGCAACCTGATTGAGTATCACAATTTTAACAAGCACTTTGAGTCTGACAAAAAATACGAACATGCAGAAATTTTAATTGGTATGTGCATGGATAACCGCAAGCGCCTTAATATTCCCGAAAAGTTTGCCTATGTAATCAGAACCGGGGCAGGGAATTTACGCACCTCGGAATTTAAAGTTTCCTATGCTGTGGCTGTAGGCGGTGTAAGAGCTATCGCTTTAATCGGTCATAACAATTGTGGCATGGCCAATTTAAAGGCCAAAGAACAGAAATTTATTGACGGGTTAGTTGAAGTTGGTTGGGACAGACAGGCTGCCCAGGACCATTTTAATCATTTTGCTCCTATGTTTGAAATTGGCAACGAGTTGGATTTTGTTTTGGCCGAAGCCAAAAGATTGCGCCAGCGATACCCCAGGGTATTGGTGGCTCCCATGATGTATCGGTTAGAAGATAATCGCCTGTACCTATTAAAAGAAGAAACCGGCGAAAGATAA
- a CDS encoding CBS domain-containing protein — MKQQLKEIMTPQVATVSPQQTVQEAAQLMSQYNVGSVPVVDNGRCVGIVTDRDIALRAVSQGHNPSTTKVQTVMTAGVVTGTPQMDVHEAANLMAQRQIRRLPVVENGRLAGIVSLGDLATQNIYQNEAGQALSSISEPAAPTM, encoded by the coding sequence ATGAAACAACAGCTAAAGGAAATCATGACCCCGCAGGTGGCTACTGTAAGCCCGCAACAAACCGTTCAAGAAGCAGCCCAGCTTATGAGTCAATACAACGTGGGATCAGTCCCGGTAGTGGATAACGGCAGGTGTGTCGGTATTGTGACAGACCGGGATATTGCCCTGCGGGCGGTATCGCAAGGACATAATCCGTCCACCACCAAAGTTCAAACCGTTATGACTGCCGGGGTGGTAACCGGCACCCCCCAGATGGATGTTCATGAAGCTGCCAACTTAATGGCCCAGCGACAAATTCGCCGTTTGCCGGTGGTAGAAAACGGCCGGTTGGCCGGCATTGTGTCGCTGGGCGACCTGGCTACTCAAAACATTTACCAAAATGAAGCCGGCCAGGCTTTATCCAGTATTTCCGAACCGGCTGCCCCGACAATGTAA